The sequence TTTAGTGGTAGTGTGTATAACCGCATCAAACAGATTAACCAGATCCCATCTGAACTGAACAAACAGGTAATGGGTCTGCTGGTGCTGAATAGCTTTATACCTGAAGATCCGATGTCAGGCGAAGGTAGCAGCGACTATGGCGTGAGCAACATGGCTCGTCAGAGTGTGAGCAAGATCCTTTCTCAACAGCTGAATAACCTGGCTGGTAGCCTGATCAAAGGTGTAGACCTTAACTTCGACCTGCAATCAGACGAAGACTATTCATCCGGTTCCGCACAGCAAACCACCAATCTGAAAGTAGGTGCTTCCAAGAGCCTGTTCAATGATCGCCTCTCTGTATCCATTGGTTCCAATGTGATGCTGGAAGGTGAATCGCAGGCAAACCCCAGCACACTGGTAGGTGACGTATCAGTAGAATATAAACTGACCCGCGATGGCCGTTATCGTGTAAGGGTGTACCAGCGTCAGGACAATACCACTGTTATCGAAGGGCAGGTAGTAGAAACCGGTGTAGCCTTTGCATTGATCATGGACTATGATAATTTCCGCGAGATATTCCAGCGGGCGAAAAAAGATACGCAATCTGAAAAACTCCGTTCCCAGAAGAAAACCAGTACTAAGAAATAAGATGGTTAAAAGCTATAAACATATAATTTCCCCGATACTGGCAGCATTGTTCGCCATGGGCTTTTATTCGTGTAGTTCTACTAAGTCAGTACCGGAAGGCGATCGCCTTTATACAGGAACCTCCGTCAAGTGGGTTGGCAAAAAGCCAAGGGATTATGGTACGCTGAATGCCAGCCTGGAAAGCAGTGTAAGGCCGAAGCCGAACAAAAAATTCCTGGGTATGCCCATCCGGCTCTATCTATATAACCTTGGTAAAAAACCAAAAGGAAAAGGTCTCAATCACCTGTTACGCAATAAATTGGGAGAAGCTCCTGTGTTATTAAGTTCTGTAAAGGCAGATTACACTGCTAATGTATTGGAGCAATATCTTGTGGATAATGGTTTCTTTCAGGCGCTGGTCACTTCTGAAATAAAAACTTCCGGTAGTAAAAAAGCATCCGGTGTTTACACCGTAACGCCCAATCATCGTTACCGTATTAAGAGTGTGACTTACCAAACAGACAGCAGTGATCTGGGTAAAGCCATTGCTGCTGCTTATAAACATACCTCTCTCAAGATCAACCGCCCTTACAGGCTGGATAGCATCAAGGCCGAAAGAGTGAGAATCAATAATATACTGAAAGACCAGGGCTACTATTACTTCACTGTCGATCACCTGCTGGTGGAAGTTGATAGTACCAACAATGGTATGGTTGATCTTTATCTGAAAGTAAAAGACGAAACTCCTCCACAGGCAAAGCGACCGTACACGATGAAGAACATCACGCTGTACCCGAATTATTCACTGGACCAGGATTCGCTCTCCCGAAAGGGTACGCCGGTAATATATAACGGTATTCGTATTATAGATTCTACCAAAAAATTCAAGCCGAGTGTATTTGACAGAATGGTATTCCTGAAGCCGGATAGTATGTACAGGTTGAGTAATCATGACATTACCCTACATCGTCTCACTGACCTGGGTACGTTCAAATTTGTGAAAGGGCAGTTCCGGCAGGTGAGGGGAGACAGTTCCAGGCTCAATGTCAGTTTCTTCCTCACCCCTTATCCAAGGCGTAGCTTGTCCGCCGAGTTGAGAGGTACATCCAAATCCAACAACTTCGCCGGTTCCGAAATAAAGATCACATCCAAAGACCGTAACTGGCTTCATTATGCTAATCTGTTGGAAATCTCATTATCCGGTGGTCTGGAATGGCAGGTGGGAGGCAAGGGTACCAATTCAACTGTGGTTGGTGGTAACTCATATAACCTGAAGGCAGAAGCAGCGATGACGATTCCCCGTTTCTATCAGCCATTCTGGAACCTGAATGTACATACACCTTATGTACCCCGCACCCGCATCAGCGTGAGTTATGAACTGTATAGCCGTAGCCAGCTGTATAACCTGAATGCTTACAACTTCCAGTTCCAGTACATCTGGCGCAAGACGCAGTTCCTGGAGCACAAGTGGGCTCCGGTATCTATCACCTATGTACTGCCTACCAAGACGACAGCAGGCTACGACAGTATATTACTGAATGATCCAAGCCAGCGTTCAGCAATTGAGAAACAATTTATTCTTGGCGGTAACTACGATATCACCTACGATAACAAGGCTACGAATAAGGTGCATACCTTCTACATGAATGGGAACATCGATTACTCCGGTAACCTGGCTGGTTTGATCATTCCCAGAAATGATACAGGTATGAAGACCATTTTCGGTAGTCCATTTGCACAATTCATCCGTTTGTCTGCCGATGTGCGTCACTACTGGAAACTGAACAGGTCACTGACCTGGGTGAACAGGATCTTTGCCGGTTACGGTATGCCATATGGCAATTCTACCACCCTGCCTTTTGTGAAGCAATTTTTCATAGGTGGTAGCAGCAGTTTAAGAGGTTTCCGCGCCAGAACACTGGGTCCTGGTAGCTATCGTGATACCAGCAGTAAATACCTGGCAAATGAAGCAGGTGATGTGAAGTTGGAATATAACTCTGAAATACGTGCACATCTCACCGGCATTTTCAATGCCGCTGTATTCCTGGATGCTGGTAATATCTGGCTGAAGAAGGAAGTACCGGAAAAACTGGGTAGTCAGTTCAGCACCAGTAGATTTGTTAGTCAGATTGCAGTAGATGCGGGTGCCGGTTTACGTGTAGATGCATCTATCCTGGTAGTACGCCTGGATCTGGCCTTTCCGCTTCGAAAACCATGGTTGCCGGAAGGGGAGCGATGGGTCATGAAAGATATCAAATTTGGAGATCCGGACTGGCGCAAAGAGAATCTGATCCTGAATATTGCGATCGGTTATCCTTTCTAATTGGTTTAACTTAGCGGCATGCCTATGATTACAAAGAAACACACAAGATGGATGCTCGTGCTGTGTAGCGCGATGCTTATTTTATTCTCCTCCTGTAGCAGGAAAATTACCGAGAGCGGAAAAGCATCTTATTATGCTGACAAATTTGAGGGAAGGAAAACCGCCAGTGGCAGTATTTTTCATCAGAACAAAATGACCGCCGCACACCGTACCTTACCATTTGGTACAAAAGTAAAAGTGGTGAATATCGCCAACGGCCGCTCTGTAAAGGTAACCATCACAGACAGAGGCCCCTTTGTTGAAGGAAGAGTGATAGACCTATCAAAGAAAGCCGCAAAGAAGCTGGGCATGATTAGTACCGGAATGGCGCCAGTAGAAATAAAATATAAAAAGAAGAAATAAAAAAATGTGGGCAGTAACAAAGAGGAATCCCTCCTGTACTGCCCACATTCACTTTACATGCCTGCTCAGGCGTGAACACCTTCTCCAATCTCTTCCACCATTTTCCTGCAAAAAGCAGGCAGATCATGTGGGTTACGACTGGTAACCAGTCCATTATCTACTACAACCTCCTCATCCACCCAGTTGGCGCCAGCGTTTACCAAATCCGTCTTTAAAGAAGGATAGGAGGTAACCCTTCTTCCTTTTAACTCACCTGTTTCAATCAACGTCCACGGACCATGGCAGATAGCAGCTATTGGCTTGCTATCATCAAAAAAGCCGCTTACAAAGTTTACGGCATCCTGATTCTCACGTAAATGATCAGGATTCATCACACCGCCTGGTAATACCAGGGCATCATAATCTTTCGCATTGGCATTGCTTACTGTCAGCGTAACGGGATAGCTTTTACCCCAGTCTTTTTCAGCCCACGCTTTTACTTCTCCATCGTGGAGGGATACAACGTCTACTTCCGCACCAGCATCTTTTAATGCCTCCATGGGCTTGGTAAATTCTACTTCTTCAAAACCATCTGCCACCAGGATGGCCACTTTCTTATTACTCAGCTTGTTTTCCATAATTCATGTTTTAAAAATGATGGTGTTTAAGTGCTGATTATGCCAGTACAAAAACCCTTCCTTTTAGTCATCCACTACCAGCGGGTATTTTAACAGATGATTTCCCCATTTGGATTGTCCACATTTTTACTCAATGCAGGTATCGTTACTCATTTTTCTTACATTTTTGTAGTATTTATTCTATTTTTTTTGGAATTCTTATGACAGTAGTGTTATTTGCAGGACAATCAGTGTGAACCATATACCTTCTGAGAATGACGAGAAATACCATCACAACAAAATGGAAGTGAGTGTCATGGGATGTGTTTGAAACTGACTTAATTTTTACCCATTCTTTATTTGTAATTCCCTATTTCTGGTACTAACGTCTTTGTTGTTCCGTAAGTTTTACGGAAGCGGAAGTATTATAATACCTAGTCTCCATATCCTATCTTAATAACCAATCTTTTGCTGCTGGTGGAACGTTCACCTGCAGTACCTTTTGCAAATGAAAGGCCATATCTTTAGAAGCGCTTTGCTACATAGCAAAGCGCTTTTTTGTTTAAATTTATAACATGCGTAAGTCGAAGTCCATCATACCCATTCCGATTCCGGATGTACTGAACCCATTCAAGGTGAGGAAACAACGGATTATGAACTATAACCCAGTGACAGGCCCTACTTCACGCCCGCCGGGAAGATGTGAGAAAGTAACAATTTTTGATTACACTCCGGTTCATTTCACAGAGAGCTCAGGGGAGGATCATCGCACGATTTTCAAATACATTGATACACCAGAAGCAACCTGGATCAATGTAGATGGAATCAACAAGGAAACGGTGCATGAGATCTGTACAAAAATCGGCATTCACCTGCTGCTGGAAGAAGATATTATGAGCGTCGGACAGCGGGCCAAGATGGATGAGATAGGGCAACACCTGTTTGCCTTACTGCCGATGGCGTATTACAATGTAGAGACTGCAACTATAGAATATGAACAGGTGAGCATTGTACTAGGAAAAAATTATGTCATTTCCTTCCAGGAAGAAGCGACCAGAGATGTATTCGATCATGTAAGAGAAAAACTACGGATAGAAAATTCGCGGATCCGCAGCGCAGGGGCAGATTATCTATGTTATAACCTGCTCGATGTGATTGTGGATAGCTACTTCCTTATTCTTGATAAACTAGGTGACCGTATAGAGCTGATGGAAGATCTGGTGCAGCATCAACCTAATACCCGCACACTGGCGCGGATCAATTACCTGCGCAGGGAGCTATTGTTATTTAAAAGAGCGATCTCACCGGTACGGGACCTGATCAATGGGTTTATGAAATGCGAAAGTCCGCTGCTGGATGAGCGGACTATGAAATATTTTAAGGACGTGTATGATCATATCATACAGGCCAACGATCTGGCGGAAAACTACCGTGAAGCACTCCTGAACGTACAGGAACAATATCATACCCAGATCAACCTGAAGATGAATGAGATCATGAAGGTACTGGCGGTGGTGACGACACTGATGGCGCCATTAACTTTGGTAGCAGGTATCTACGGGATGAACTTTGAGTACATGCCGGAGCTGCATACCCACAACGGGTACTTTATCGTATTAGGATCTATGATCTTCATGCTGGTGGGCATGATCATTTTCTTCAGAAAAAGAGGATGGTTCTGATTATTTCTTTTTGAAGATCGGTACGGTGGAACAAGGTTCTCCGTACATGATGCTTTTTGCCACCGGGCGCAGCAAACGGGTGATTTCCACATAAGCGGCTTCGCCGGCGCCTTTATCTCCACAACCTTTCACAACCACACGTTTGTCTTCGTAAGCGGTCATGTCAATTGCATTGAGGCGCTTCATGAACTGGGTTTTGAAGATTTCTTCTTTAGAACCAAAGGCTGCATAGTGTGCGATGGGTTCCAGGTAGGTCATGACGAGCATGTAGCCCCAAAATGGAACTACAGCATCTGCAGAACAGATGATGGCGACATTTTTATTGCGATATTGTTCCCAGTCTAATTCTTGAAGGGCGGCACGGAAATCTTTCTCTTTCAGGATCATCTCCATGAAAAGATATTGTTTCAGGTCGAAAACAACAGTTTCTTCCTGAGGATAGTAGTCTTCCAGATCTAATGTGAGGAGTCCACTTTGCGCTACTTTGTTTACTATCTCTTCCATGAATCAAATTTACTAAATAATCGCATGTAAGAACGAATGAAAGCGAAGGAGGTCAGACGAAGGCTTCGCCTTCGTCTGACCTCCTTCGCTTTCTAAAAATTTCGCTCCCAGCAAAGCTGGGAGCGAAATTTTTGCTCATTTAAAACAATACCCCATAAACAAAAAAGCCCTGGGCGTATGCCCAGGGCTTAATATTTATCAGTTATTATATTCCTTAAAAGAATTTAGCACGATTGTCTTCAATCTTATTCAGTTTCTTCAGCACTTCATACAGTTGACCACCCTGATCCAGTGTACCTTTCACAGTTTGCTCATATTGAGTTGCCATAGTAAGCGGATCCATGCCCTGTGTATTTGGTACAAAGCTATCAACCTTCACTACATACACACCAGCATTACCTTCAATTGGTGCAGTAACTTTACCAACACCCCATGCTTTATTGAAGATAGCACCTACTACTCTTGGTTCAAAGCCCATGGAAGCAACAAACGGGGTAGCGAAGTTTACATTGTCAGCTTTCAGCTGTGGCTGGTTTACAGCGGCAGCAGCAGCTTCCAGGGTAGCAGGAGATTTCAGCTTAGCAATCAGCTGCTCAGCTTTCTTCTGTTTCTTCACCAGTCCTTCTACTTCTGGTCTTACTTCATCCAATGTTTTAGTACCTGCTGCACGAATACCGGTCAGGACAGCTACTACATATTTACCATCGAAAGTGAATACATTGCTCACGTCACCTTTCTTAGCTTCGTAAGCCCAATGAACTAATTCGCGGGCTGCACCGATACCTGGAATTACGAAATCCATAGGACGGAGATTATCAGCAATACGTTTGTTCAAACCTTTTTCCTGTACTGTCTTTTCGAAAGTTTTTGCGTCATGGTTCTGAGCAGCAAATTCGTTGGCAGCAGCATAAGCTTTACTATCAGTTTCATTGCTGGCTTCCACTGGTTTACCCAGGTAAGCTACTTTAAGCGCAGGACCAAAGTTCTTCTGGCTCATAATCTGGATCAGGTGATAACCAAACTGGGTTTTCACTACTTTAGATTCACCAGTTTTACCATCCAGTGCGAAATCTTTGAATTCAGGAACGAAAGAAGAAGAAGGAGTTACATCATACTCACCACCATTTTCTTTGCTACCAGGATCATCAGAGTACTGAGCAACCAGTGCTTTGAAATCTGCGCCACCTTTTACAGCAGCTGCAATGCTATCGATACGGATCTTAGCCAGAGAATCTGACAGACCTGCACCAGTCTGAGGATTAGCAGTAGCAATTAATATATGACGCACTTTTACACTATCAGGTAAAGTTTTGCGATCCATCATTTTTGCAAATACGATCATGCTACCGTCGTAGTAAGGTCCGAACGTGCTACCAACTGGCAGACTAGCGATGGTATCTTTCTGAGGAACCATCAGTGCGGATTTAGCAACATAACCATCAAAGTATGCGATATCAGAATTGCGTTTTACGAAGTTTTCAATATCTGCAACACCAGTTGTATCCATTTCATCTTTTGCTTCGAGCAATACTTTCAGTGCATTAGCAGTATCCTGAGCGGAAGGCAGTGCATTGAAAGAGATGTAATCTACACGACGGCCTTCTTCAGATTTGAAGTTAGCTTTGTGGTTATTAATATATGTATTCAGTTCACCATCGGTTACAGCGATAGTAGAATCTGCAATAGATGCATATGGAACAGATACATAAGATACATTCGCAAACTGTGAATTATCTTTTATCTGAGCGTCAGCCAACCATTTAGGATAATATACACCACCTTTAATAAGAGATACATATTTTTCCTGCATTCTTGACCTTACAATATAGTTTTCCATTTGTTTCAGCGCGTTTCTCATTCTGCCGGTCTGATCCTGACCTACAGAAGACAGTGCCTGCTGTAAAGCAGCGCGGTCGAACTGACCGGTCTTTTTGTCTGTGAACTGCTGTAATACAATTGGATTTGGTTCTTTACCATTAAACTGATCAACCAATTCATTTTCAGTTACCTGAATACCCAGTTTATCATACTGAGCAGTCATGATCTGTTCGCTTACGAACTGATTCCAGGCCTGCTCACGTGCATACTGTTGGATCTGTTCAGTCACGGCACCGGTTGGGCTTTGCTGACGAGCAGAAGCTTCCGCATCCTGGATCATTTGTTGGTACGTAGAGAAGTCTAATTCTTCTCCATTTACTTTACCCACCGTGGTAGAACGGCGCATGATGGAATTTCTGCCGAAAAAGGCATCCTGCAGCAGGAAACTGACAATAGCCACGCAGATCACCACTACGATCACCACGGCATATTTATCCCTGATCTTCTGAATAACTGACATATATTATATAGTCTAAATTTTTTAAGGAAAGCAAAAATAGAATAAAATAACTGTAACTACAAAACAGTTTTTTTTGTCTCAAACCCAATACAGTAAAGGATTTCATCGCAAATCACGGTATAGGTATTTTATCTTTCATTCACAGGTTATCCACATTAAGGTTAAAAAAGACAGTATTGTGTACACTCCAAAATCACCTCCCAGAGGTCCGCTACTGACGTTTATTTCGGGCTTAAACCACTTAATCAATTTAAGGATTCAATATTCACATTTTAGATTGTCCAGATTCCTGATTCACATCTAAATGTGTACAAAAGTGAAAGTAAAACTAAAAACGGGAAATGCATAGAGAAATAATTTTTGAGCTCGTTTTATCCACATGACCTGTTAAAAAACCCTCCTTTTTTGTTCAATAACCTCTGAAAAACCCGAGTTCGTTGACCGTAAAACTAAATTTGTTATTTCCTTAAATGTTGGTCTGAATGAAAAATGGTCCGTTTTGTGAATTGTTATACCCGGTAGTTAACACTTTCTTAATACTGGGTGCCCAAACAAAATATTCACGCCATGAGAAATCCACCTATGTGGATATTAGTACCAAAAATCAATACTATGGCCGAAATGGGCTGTTAATTTCCTGTGAATAGAACAGGCAAAAAGAATAACAACTACATTTGTACACGGTGGCAAAAATTACTTTCCCCATATTCACAGCCCTAGTAGTAGTGGGTTTTTCTTTTTTAAAAGAATAAATTATAAATATAGTTATGATAAGGGAGCTCGAAATCGCAAAAAAAGATTTGCAACGAAAAGGTTTTTTGGATTTGCCGGTCAATTCGCGTTTGGATCTTTTTGAAGAAATCGAAAGATTAAAAAAAGAAAAAAATGCAATCGTCCTCGCGCACTATTATCAGGAACCAGATATCCAGGACGTAGCAGATTACATCGGGGACAGTCTCGGACTTAGCCAACAGGCTGCCAAAACCGATGCTGACATAATCGTTTTTGCTGGTGTGCACTTTATGGCCGAAACCGCAAAAATTCTAAGTCCGCAGAAAAAGGTGCTGTTACCTGACCTGAAAGCGGGTTGTTCACTTGCCGATAGCGCACCGCCGGAGTTATTCCGCAAGTTCAAAGAAAAGCATCCTGACCATCTGGTTATTTCCTACATCAACTGTTCTGCGGGAATCAAAGCGCTCAGCGATATCATCTGCACCTCCTCTAATGCCGAAAAGATCATCGATAGCGTCCCCACAGACCAGCCCATCATTTTTGCCCCCGACAGGAATTTAGGGGCTTATTTGGCCAAGAAAACGGGTAGAAACATGTTACTCTGGAATGGAGCTTGCATGGTTCACGAGATTTTTTCCCTGGAAAAGATCACCCGTCTCAAGATCCGCCATCCCAAAGCCAAAGTTTTGGCGCATCCGGAATGTGAAGCAGCTGTGCTCGAAATCGCTGACTATATAGGATCCACCACTGGTATCCTGAACTTTTCCAAAAAAGATGATGCCAAAGAATACATCGTGGTGACCGAAACAGGAATTCTCCACCAGATGCAAAAGGAAAATCCAGGCAAAACCTTTATTCCTGCACCGCCCAACAATGCATGTGCTTGTAATGACTGCCCACACATGAAACTCAATACACTCGAAAAGCTTTATTTGTGTATGGAATACGAGGAACCGGAAATCACTATGAACGAACAACTCCGGATAGCGGCCAAAAAGCCCATTGAACGGATGCTGGAGATTAGTGCACAGGCTGGTCTGTAATTTAAAATATTGAAATACAAATAGTTACAAATTAATTATTTGATTCTAAAGCCCGGTTAGTCATTTAACCGGGCTTTTTTGTGCCCATGAGTGACCTGTAGTTGTGCTGTACTATATATAATGATGTGGATATCTATGGGATTAAATTGTGAAAGGCTTCCTGAATGAACCGCTTGAGAATTCAATAAAATATCTATGTCAAGGGGTAGATAAGGTACACTTAATTCTCAGGGCTTTCGCAAATTCAGATTATATGCCTGCTTATCCACAGCTGATTCACAGAATGTGAAAATTGATACTTAAAATAAAAATGAAGGCCCTGAGAATTGCGTATAATTATTCTGCTACACCCATTGTCCACATCACTTCATTCTCGAGCCCTTCAAATAGAAATTTGCTCTCCTTATTCACAAAATTCTTACACGTCCCCTATGTGTATAATGAAGCTTATTAGAAATCAATCGGTAATTAACATACAATGTGAATTACTATATAGTTAAATGTGGAAGCGTTGTTGATTGAAGGGCTTGAGGTTTTAATGAAATTCATTGATATGGGGTAGGTTAGGAGTCATTTCATTCTCAGGCTCTTTAAAAAAGAAGCCTTTATAATTGCGATGAAAATTGACTATCAAGCATAGAGCAAATGTCATTCAATTCTCAGGCCCTTCATATATAAAGGGCTTGAGAATCGTGTGGAAATGTTAATAATTGAGATGAAATAGGTTCGTTTAATTCTCAGGGCGTTCATAAAAGCAGATATTTTAAACAATTA is a genomic window of Chitinophaga sp. LS1 containing:
- a CDS encoding SurA N-terminal domain-containing protein, whose product is MSVIQKIRDKYAVVIVVVICVAIVSFLLQDAFFGRNSIMRRSTTVGKVNGEELDFSTYQQMIQDAEASARQQSPTGAVTEQIQQYAREQAWNQFVSEQIMTAQYDKLGIQVTENELVDQFNGKEPNPIVLQQFTDKKTGQFDRAALQQALSSVGQDQTGRMRNALKQMENYIVRSRMQEKYVSLIKGGVYYPKWLADAQIKDNSQFANVSYVSVPYASIADSTIAVTDGELNTYINNHKANFKSEEGRRVDYISFNALPSAQDTANALKVLLEAKDEMDTTGVADIENFVKRNSDIAYFDGYVAKSALMVPQKDTIASLPVGSTFGPYYDGSMIVFAKMMDRKTLPDSVKVRHILIATANPQTGAGLSDSLAKIRIDSIAAAVKGGADFKALVAQYSDDPGSKENGGEYDVTPSSSFVPEFKDFALDGKTGESKVVKTQFGYHLIQIMSQKNFGPALKVAYLGKPVEASNETDSKAYAAANEFAAQNHDAKTFEKTVQEKGLNKRIADNLRPMDFVIPGIGAARELVHWAYEAKKGDVSNVFTFDGKYVVAVLTGIRAAGTKTLDEVRPEVEGLVKKQKKAEQLIAKLKSPATLEAAAAAVNQPQLKADNVNFATPFVASMGFEPRVVGAIFNKAWGVGKVTAPIEGNAGVYVVKVDSFVPNTQGMDPLTMATQYEQTVKGTLDQGGQLYEVLKKLNKIEDNRAKFF
- a CDS encoding septal ring lytic transglycosylase RlpA family protein yields the protein MPMITKKHTRWMLVLCSAMLILFSSCSRKITESGKASYYADKFEGRKTASGSIFHQNKMTAAHRTLPFGTKVKVVNIANGRSVKVTITDRGPFVEGRVIDLSKKAAKKLGMISTGMAPVEIKYKKKK
- the corA gene encoding magnesium/cobalt transporter CorA gives rise to the protein MRKSKSIIPIPIPDVLNPFKVRKQRIMNYNPVTGPTSRPPGRCEKVTIFDYTPVHFTESSGEDHRTIFKYIDTPEATWINVDGINKETVHEICTKIGIHLLLEEDIMSVGQRAKMDEIGQHLFALLPMAYYNVETATIEYEQVSIVLGKNYVISFQEEATRDVFDHVREKLRIENSRIRSAGADYLCYNLLDVIVDSYFLILDKLGDRIELMEDLVQHQPNTRTLARINYLRRELLLFKRAISPVRDLINGFMKCESPLLDERTMKYFKDVYDHIIQANDLAENYREALLNVQEQYHTQINLKMNEIMKVLAVVTTLMAPLTLVAGIYGMNFEYMPELHTHNGYFIVLGSMIFMLVGMIIFFRKRGWF
- the nadA gene encoding quinolinate synthase NadA — encoded protein: MIRELEIAKKDLQRKGFLDLPVNSRLDLFEEIERLKKEKNAIVLAHYYQEPDIQDVADYIGDSLGLSQQAAKTDADIIVFAGVHFMAETAKILSPQKKVLLPDLKAGCSLADSAPPELFRKFKEKHPDHLVISYINCSAGIKALSDIICTSSNAEKIIDSVPTDQPIIFAPDRNLGAYLAKKTGRNMLLWNGACMVHEIFSLEKITRLKIRHPKAKVLAHPECEAAVLEIADYIGSTTGILNFSKKDDAKEYIVVTETGILHQMQKENPGKTFIPAPPNNACACNDCPHMKLNTLEKLYLCMEYEEPEITMNEQLRIAAKKPIERMLEISAQAGL
- a CDS encoding BamA/TamA family outer membrane protein — encoded protein: MVKSYKHIISPILAALFAMGFYSCSSTKSVPEGDRLYTGTSVKWVGKKPRDYGTLNASLESSVRPKPNKKFLGMPIRLYLYNLGKKPKGKGLNHLLRNKLGEAPVLLSSVKADYTANVLEQYLVDNGFFQALVTSEIKTSGSKKASGVYTVTPNHRYRIKSVTYQTDSSDLGKAIAAAYKHTSLKINRPYRLDSIKAERVRINNILKDQGYYYFTVDHLLVEVDSTNNGMVDLYLKVKDETPPQAKRPYTMKNITLYPNYSLDQDSLSRKGTPVIYNGIRIIDSTKKFKPSVFDRMVFLKPDSMYRLSNHDITLHRLTDLGTFKFVKGQFRQVRGDSSRLNVSFFLTPYPRRSLSAELRGTSKSNNFAGSEIKITSKDRNWLHYANLLEISLSGGLEWQVGGKGTNSTVVGGNSYNLKAEAAMTIPRFYQPFWNLNVHTPYVPRTRISVSYELYSRSQLYNLNAYNFQFQYIWRKTQFLEHKWAPVSITYVLPTKTTAGYDSILLNDPSQRSAIEKQFILGGNYDITYDNKATNKVHTFYMNGNIDYSGNLAGLIIPRNDTGMKTIFGSPFAQFIRLSADVRHYWKLNRSLTWVNRIFAGYGMPYGNSTTLPFVKQFFIGGSSSLRGFRARTLGPGSYRDTSSKYLANEAGDVKLEYNSEIRAHLTGIFNAAVFLDAGNIWLKKEVPEKLGSQFSTSRFVSQIAVDAGAGLRVDASILVVRLDLAFPLRKPWLPEGERWVMKDIKFGDPDWRKENLILNIAIGYPF
- a CDS encoding DUF2480 family protein, with translation MEEIVNKVAQSGLLTLDLEDYYPQEETVVFDLKQYLFMEMILKEKDFRAALQELDWEQYRNKNVAIICSADAVVPFWGYMLVMTYLEPIAHYAAFGSKEEIFKTQFMKRLNAIDMTAYEDKRVVVKGCGDKGAGEAAYVEITRLLRPVAKSIMYGEPCSTVPIFKKK
- a CDS encoding type 1 glutamine amidotransferase domain-containing protein, coding for MENKLSNKKVAILVADGFEEVEFTKPMEALKDAGAEVDVVSLHDGEVKAWAEKDWGKSYPVTLTVSNANAKDYDALVLPGGVMNPDHLRENQDAVNFVSGFFDDSKPIAAICHGPWTLIETGELKGRRVTSYPSLKTDLVNAGANWVDEEVVVDNGLVTSRNPHDLPAFCRKMVEEIGEGVHA